A single window of Nicotiana sylvestris chromosome 5, ASM39365v2, whole genome shotgun sequence DNA harbors:
- the LOC138869135 gene encoding uncharacterized protein → MEHRFIDRQIYKADEDPQEEEGQYSVCPGDKVGRVECEGADGYKLWNSGTQKGKNGVGILVDRELREYVVEVRRVNDRLMSIKLVVGQCTINVVSAYAPHMGLDEEVKRRFWEGFDEIIQQVPPNEKLFIGGDFNGHIGSNAGVYDAVHGGFGFGERNEGGTSLLDFAKAFGRRDRGLCKDCKVIPGEILVTQHRLLVMDVGIIVKRRKMSGRGRPRIRWGILTKDKAQELEGRLSVMGAWRSSGDANSMWSTTANCIREAAREVLGVSTGVSGRHKGEWWWNKVVQGKVKAKKEAYRALGGA, encoded by the exons ATGGAACACAGGTTCATTGACAGGCAAATCTATAAAGCTGACGAAGATCCTCAAGAAGAGGAGGgtcaatatagcgtgtgtccaggagacaagGTGGGCAGGGTCGAGTGCGAGGGGGCGGATGGGTATAAACTTTGGAACTCTGGAACCCAgaagggtaagaatggagtgggtatatTGGTGGATAGGGAACTTAGAGAGTATGTTGTTGAGGTTAGACGAGTGAATGATAGATTGATGAGTATTAAGTTGGTAGTTGGTCAGTGCACCATAAACGTCGTTAGTGCCTATGCGCCTCATATGGGCCTCGATGAGGAGGTTAAACGACGCTTTTGGGAGGGGTTTGATGAGATTATACAGCAGGTACCACCTAATGAGAagttattcataggaggggatttcaatggccATATTGGGTCGAACGCAGGTGTGTATGACGCAGTGCATGGAGGCTTCGGTTTTGGGGAGAGGAACGAAGGAGGAACCTCGTTACTGGACTTCGCTAAGGCTTTTGG gaggcGCGACAGAGGCTTGTGCAAGGACTGTAAGGTGATTCCAGGTGAGATACTTGTGACGCaacataggctcttggtgatggacgttGGTATTATAGTGAAGAGGAGGAAAATGTCGGGTCGAGGAAGACCGAGAATCAGGTGGGGAATCTTAACTAAGGACAAAGCTCAAGAGTTGGAAGGGCGGTTGTCGGTTATGGGAGCTTGGAGGAGCAGTGGTGACGCGAACTCTATGTGGTCAACGACAGCAAACTGTATAAGAGAGgctgcgagagaggtgttaggggtctcaACGGGTGTCTCCGGCAGGCACAAAGGAGAATGGTGGTGGAATAAAGTGGTACAAGGTAAAGTGAAAGCCAAAAAGGAGGCGTACCGGGCGTTAGGGGGAGCATAG